From a single Brassica rapa cultivar Chiifu-401-42 chromosome A01, CAAS_Brap_v3.01, whole genome shotgun sequence genomic region:
- the LOC103859233 gene encoding endonuclease 5, whose product MRLSLRQWVASVLVLTQLVHGALCWGKDGHYTVCKIAEGYFEEETIAAVKKLLPESSQGGGDLASFCSWPDEIKHLSQWQWTSSLHYVNTPEYRCNYQYCRDCHDSHMQKDWCVTGAIFNYTRQLMSASVNSESLVHYNLTEALMFLSHYMGDVHQPLHTGFREDQGGNTIIVHWYNSKTNLHNVWDDLIIESALKQYYNSSLPVMIQALQAKLMNGWSNDVPSWKSCQFNQTACPNQYASESIDLACKYAYRNATPGTTIGDEYFLSRLPIVEKRLAQGGIRLAAIINRIFSAKTKLAGA is encoded by the exons ATGAGATTGTCGTTGAGACAGTGGGTTGCGAGTGTGCTCGTGCTTACACAGCTTGTACATGGAGCTCTATGTTGGGGGAAGGATGGTCATTACACTGTCTGCAAAATAGCCGAG GGATACTTTGAGGAAGAAACTATAGCTGCAGTAAAGAAACTTCTCCCTGAATCTTCTCAAGGAGGAGGAGATCTAGCATCTTTTTGCTCATGGCCTGATGAGATTAAACACCTCTCGCAATGGCAATGGACTAGCTCTTTGCACTATGTTAACACACCTGAATACAGATGCAACTACCAATACTGTC GGGACTGCCACGACAGTCATATGCAAAAGGACTGGTGTGTGACAGGAGCAATCTTCAATTACACAAGGCAACTTATGTCTGCTTCTGTAAACTCAGAGAGTTTAGTCCATT ATAACTTGACAGAGGCTCTCATGTTCTTATCACACTATATGGGAGATGTCCATCAG CCATTGCATACTGGTTTCCGTGAAGATCAAGGTGGAAACACAATAATAGTCCACTGGTACAATAGCAAAACGAATTTACACAAT GTATGGGATGACTTGATTATTGAATCTGCTCTCAAACAATATTACAATTCAAGTCTTCCAGTCATGATTCAAGCCCTTCAAGCCAAACTCATG AATGGCTGGTCAAATGATGTTCCATCGTGGAAGTCCTGCCAATTTAACCAAACAGCATGTCCAAATCA GTATGCATCTGAAAGCATAGATCTTGCCTGCAAGTATGCTTATAGGAATGCCACCCCAGGAACTACTATAGGAG ATGAGTATTTTCTCTCTCGGTTACCCATTGTTGAGAAAAGACTTGCGCAAGGCGGGATTCGCCTGGCGGCAATTATTAACCGTATCTTTTCTGCAAAAACAAAGCTGGCCGGAGCATGA
- the LOC103859171 gene encoding endonuclease 4, translated as MNSSLRLWLTRALVLTQLIHGALCWGKEGHYTVCKIAESYFEEETVAAVKKLLPESAQGDLASVCSWPDEIKHHWQWRWTSPLHYVDTPDYRCNYEYCRDCHDTHKHQDRCVTGAIFNYTTQLMSGSDNSRRIVHYNLTEALMFLSHYIGDVHQPLHVGFLGDEGGNTITVRWYRRKTNLHHVWDNMIIESALKTYYNKSLPLMIQALQANLTHGWSNDVPSWESCQLNQTACPNSYASESISLACKYAYRNATPGTTLGDEYFLSRLPIVEKRLAQGGIRLAATLNRIFSSKPKLAGA; from the exons ATGAATTCGTCGCTGCGACTATGGTTAACGAGAGCACTCGTGCTTACACAGCTCATCCACGGAGCTTTGTGTTGGGGCAAAGAAGGCCACTACACCGTCTGCAAAATAGCCGAG agCTACTTTGAGGAAGAAACTGTAGCCGCAGTGAAGAAACTTCTACCTGAATCAGCTCAAGGAGACTTAGCTTCCGTTTGTTCATGGCCTGATGAGATTAAACACCATTGGCAATGGCGATGGACTAGCCCTTTGCACTATGTTGACACTCCTGATTACAGATGCAACTATGAGTATTGCC GGGATTGCCATGATACTCATAAGCATCAAGACCGGTGTGTGACTGGAGCTATTTTTAATTACACGACGCAACTTATGTCGGGTTCTGACAACTCGCGGAGGATAGTCCACT ATAACTTGACAGAGGCTCTCATGTTCTTATCACATTATATCGGAGATGTTCACCAG CCTTTGCATGTTGGTTTCCTGGGAGATGAAGGTGGAAACACGATCACAGTCCGCTGGTACCGTCGCAAAACAAATTTGCACCAT GTGTGGGATAACATGATAATTGAGTCAGCTCTTAAAACATACTACAATAAGAGTCTTCCACTCATGATTCAAGCACTTCAAGCCAATCTTACT CATGGCTGGTCAAATGATGTTCCATCGTGGGAATCATGTCAACTTAACCAAACGGCTTGTCCAAATTC GTATGCATCTGAAAGCATAAGTCTGGCCTGCAAGTATGCTTACAGAAACGCTACCCCAGGGACTACTCTaggag ATGAGTATTTTCTCTCTCGGTTACCCATTGTGGAGAAGAGACTTGCACAAGGTGGGATTCGCTTGGCGGCCACTCTGAACCGGATCTTTTCTTCAAAACCTAAGCTTGCTGGAGCATGA